A part of bacterium genomic DNA contains:
- a CDS encoding thymidine kinase has product MLKLIVGPMKAEKTGELIRLVKRASIGNKNIVVLSPQIDERTVGEVIESRNGSKVKAFRIQTSDLIESFINESVDIVFIDEIHLWDEGLVRAVCKLTDSGIDVICSGLDMNYMSAPFEIVSRLLALADEVEKLTSVCEECGSDKGRRTARYINGKPASFNSPEILVDGTNTSVVYKTFCNKCYRKIGMFGLGGYPMKNIEIPESETAAVNC; this is encoded by the coding sequence ATGCTAAAACTTATCGTCGGACCAATGAAAGCGGAAAAAACAGGAGAATTAATCAGGCTTGTCAAAAGGGCTTCTATCGGAAATAAAAATATCGTTGTTCTAAGCCCGCAGATTGACGAAAGAACGGTTGGCGAAGTTATTGAATCAAGAAACGGCTCAAAAGTAAAAGCATTCAGAATTCAAACATCTGATTTAATAGAAAGCTTCATAAACGAATCTGTAGATATAGTTTTTATTGATGAAATCCACCTGTGGGACGAAGGTTTGGTAAGAGCAGTCTGTAAGCTTACCGATTCAGGAATTGACGTTATTTGCTCAGGCTTGGATATGAACTACATGTCAGCTCCTTTTGAAATTGTATCAAGACTTCTTGCCTTAGCTGACGAAGTTGAAAAACTTACGTCTGTATGCGAAGAATGCGGCTCAGATAAAGGCAGGAGAACTGCAAGATACATTAACGGGAAACCTGCTTCGTTTAACAGCCCTGAAATACTTGTAGACGGAACAAATACAAGTGTTGTGTACAAAACTTTCTGCAATAAATGCTACAGAAAGATTGGCATGTTCGGTCTTGGCG